The following are encoded together in the Planctomycetota bacterium genome:
- the argC gene encoding N-acetyl-gamma-glutamyl-phosphate reductase, translated as MHEPARIAIVGAAGYTGAELAGLAASHPLVEVVALFGSDRESGEAPRRMSEVFPRLRGVNDLPIQPASAKAIAQCGARVILLATPHEASAELAPKLLSEGLVVIDLSAAFRLRDAAAYPEHYGFEHPSSQLLRSAVYGLPEIHRAAIAEADLIACAGCYPTSVILPLHPLVKGNLLDASRPVIVDSASGVSGAGRGASVKNLFCEVSYQPYSPLRHRHQPEMRQETKLDILFTPHLLPLDRGILSTIHAQLAPGVGEAEVRNTLESCYAEEPFIRLLPAGTWSSIAAVERTNFCDVSLAVDEPTRHLVIASSIDNLVKGAAGQALQCMNIRLGFPETLGLLAAAADRVLS; from the coding sequence ATGCACGAACCCGCACGCATCGCCATCGTCGGCGCCGCCGGCTACACCGGCGCCGAGCTCGCCGGTCTCGCGGCCAGTCACCCGCTGGTCGAAGTGGTCGCCCTGTTTGGCTCCGATCGGGAGAGCGGCGAAGCTCCGCGACGCATGTCCGAGGTCTTTCCACGATTGCGCGGAGTCAACGACCTGCCGATCCAGCCCGCCTCGGCCAAGGCCATTGCACAGTGCGGTGCCCGCGTGATTTTGCTGGCCACGCCGCATGAAGCGAGCGCCGAGCTGGCCCCGAAGTTGCTGTCCGAGGGATTGGTTGTGATCGACCTCTCCGCCGCCTTCCGGCTGCGCGACGCGGCGGCCTATCCCGAGCATTATGGATTCGAACATCCGTCAAGCCAACTGCTGCGCAGCGCCGTCTATGGGTTGCCGGAGATTCATCGCGCTGCGATCGCCGAGGCCGATCTGATTGCCTGCGCCGGCTGCTACCCCACCTCGGTGATCCTGCCGCTGCATCCGCTGGTGAAGGGCAACCTTCTCGATGCGTCGCGACCCGTGATCGTCGATTCGGCCAGCGGTGTCAGCGGCGCGGGCCGCGGGGCATCGGTGAAGAATTTGTTCTGCGAGGTCAGCTACCAGCCCTACTCCCCTCTGCGCCACCGGCACCAGCCGGAGATGCGTCAGGAGACGAAGCTGGACATCCTCTTCACGCCGCACCTGCTGCCGCTGGACCGCGGCATTCTCAGCACGATTCACGCCCAGCTCGCCCCCGGCGTCGGCGAGGCGGAGGTGCGAAACACGCTGGAATCCTGCTATGCCGAGGAGCCTTTCATCCGCCTGCTGCCCGCCGGCACCTGGAGCTCCATCGCCGCCGTTGAGCGAACGAACTTCTGCGATGTCTCGCTTGCCGTCGATGAGCCCACCCGGCACCTGGTGATCGCCTCCTCGATCGACAATCTGGTCAAGGGCGCCGCCGGCCAGGCCCTGCAATGCATGAATATTCGCCTGGGGTTCCCGGAGACCCTGGGTCTTCTCGCCGCCGCGGCCGATCGAGTGCTTTCTTGA
- a CDS encoding arginine repressor (regulates arginine biosynthesis when complexed with arginine by binding at site that overlap the promotors of the arginine biosynthesis genes) — translation METSKPNRRRMIERLLQAGRVTSQHSLLKQLRGEGVDVTQATLSRDLADLGVVKGPTGWQLPGSAATNNSDIRSAVQTYLLDVEAGGQMVVLRTRTGHATPLAVELDRIRLEGSLGTLAGDDTILLVAKSAALARSLAARFKNILQGTSDRPRRPARK, via the coding sequence ATGGAAACCTCCAAGCCCAACCGACGACGCATGATCGAGCGCCTGCTCCAGGCCGGCCGCGTCACCAGCCAGCACAGCCTGCTCAAGCAGTTGCGCGGCGAGGGTGTGGATGTGACCCAGGCGACGCTTTCCCGCGACCTGGCGGACCTGGGCGTGGTGAAGGGACCGACGGGCTGGCAGTTGCCGGGCTCGGCGGCCACCAACAACTCCGACATCCGCTCCGCGGTGCAGACCTACCTGCTCGACGTGGAGGCCGGCGGCCAGATGGTGGTCCTGCGCACGCGCACCGGCCACGCCACACCGCTGGCCGTCGAGTTGGACCGCATCCGGCTGGAGGGCTCTCTGGGCACGCTGGCCGGCGACGACACCATCCTGCTGGTGGCCAAGAGCGCGGCGCTGGCACGGAGCCTGGCCGCGCGTTTCAAGAACATCCTGCAGGGCACGAGCGACCGACCTCGGCGCCCGGCTCGGAAATAA